The following are from one region of the Cottoperca gobio chromosome 13, fCotGob3.1, whole genome shotgun sequence genome:
- the tlcd5a gene encoding TLC domain-containing protein 5a encodes MSVVVVGALLCVSCWVSLYFILCSVNGSRSYEWNCRLVTLFHGILAVCITAYIGYVDGPWPFTYPGTKNTPLQISAMVVSLGYFIFDMAWCVYFRTEGPVMLAHHTMSILGILLTLWLGESGIESCAVLFGSEITNPLLQARWFLKQTGHYGTLLGDVVDVLFVLLFVVMRVFVGGTMLYCELISPRPRFFIKCGGVAMYALSWAFMVDIVRFAIRKSKRWHKQKRETVAANGHEGKND; translated from the exons ATGTCAGTGGTCGTGGTCGGTGCGCTCCTGTGCGTGTCTTGTTGGGTCTCGCTCTACTTTATCTTGTGTAGCGTTAACGGGTCCAGGAGCTACGAGTGGAACTGTCGCCTCGTCACTTTGTTTCACGGCATCCTGGCAGTCTGCATCACAGCATACATAGGCTATGTGGATGGACCCTGGCCCTTCACTTATCCAG GTACTAAGAACACTCCTCTGCAGATAAGTGCCATGGTGGTGAGCCTCGGCTACTTTATCTTTGACATGGCCTGGTGTGTGTACTTCCGCACAGAGGGACCCGTTATGTTGGCCCACCACACCATGAGCATCCTGGGAATCCTGTTGACCCTATGGTTGGGGGAGTCTGGCATCGAGTCCTGCGCGGTACTCTTTGGCAGTGAAATCACCAACCCCCTCCTGCAGGCACGCTGGTTCCTTAAACAGACGGGACATTACGGGACGCTGCTGGGGGACGTAGTGGACGTCCTGTTCGTGCTGCTGTTTGTGGTGATGCGAGTCTTCGTGGGAGGCACAATGCTGTACTGTGAGCTGATCTCCCCAAGACCCAGATTCTTTATCAAGTGTGGGGGAGTGGCGATGTACGCTCTATCCTGGGCATTCATGGTGGACATTGTTCGATTTGCCATTCGGAAGAGCAAGAGATGGCataaacagaagagagagacggtgGCAGCTAACGGTCATGAAGGGAAGAACGACTGA